In Accipiter gentilis chromosome 33, bAccGen1.1, whole genome shotgun sequence, the genomic window CCTGAAGGGTGAAGCGAGCAGGCCAGGCTGCAGGTCTGTTATTCTAGGCTATAAAAAGTACATTCCCGCTGGGGAAATGGAAGAGGATTTGCTTAGGCTTAGTGACCTGCAAGCTTCGGGGCCTCAGAAAACGCCACGCTGTGAAGGCACAGCTCTGAAAAGATTAATGTGCTCGTACCCCAGAGGGGTCCTGAGTCACATCAGTGGGTTCCTGACACCCCGCGATGAGTCACTGCGACTCTGCAGCCTCACCTCAGACAGAACGAGACGAGTTTTACTGTCCTCAAACCTACGTGTTTCCAGCAAAATTTGAGATGATACATGACCCAAAACGTGCCTGAACCACCTCGGGTGGGTCCCACCCCCTCCAAATCCctaaaccccaccaaaacacaaaCGCAAACTGACAGATGGAGGACTTGGACCCCCTTCCCCCGCCCCAAACACCCATTTTTTCACTCGCCCCGAGCCCAGCCTTCCTCCCCTGGCCCGGGGTGACCTTGAGGGGGTCCCACCAGGGGGGATGTCCCCCCCCAGCAGGACCAGCTCCGCCGAGCCAGGgaagccccctcctcctcctcctccccgaaGGGAGCTGGGGAGGCCCCGGTGGGTCCGGCGCCCCCCTCACCTGCTGGTGGGGCGTAAGCCCGACCCCCGCCCGGCCCCACCGGGCCGCTcccggcagcggcagcaggcggTCGGGGGAACCGGGCGGTCGGGAAGCGGCCCCACAACAACCGGCGGCAACCGCTCAACATCGCGGCGAGAGAAGAAGCAACCGCCGACCGCCACCGTCCTGCCGGGCTCAGCGCGGCACCGCGGGCGCCGCCATGTTGCCGTAACGACAACCAATCCGCTCCGCCGAACGCGTTTTGTCCCTTCGGTCTCCCCGTCCCGTTCAAAGACTACATTTCCCATCACCGCCCGCGGCCGCGCCTGCCGGGAGGAAGCGCGTGCCCAGGCGGCGGCGGCCAATCGTCGCCCGGTACCGCCCTTCCCGCAACACCCGCGAGGGCCAATGGGAGGGCGCGGAGGCGCTGCCGGGAGGCCCtgagcctggcgggcggcggcggcggcggcctcggcgTGTGGGGAacgggagcgggagcgggcggTGCCGCTCGGCCGCGGCTCGGCCCCGGCCACGCTGGCGCCCGGGGACCCTCCCGAGATGCCGGTGCGGAGCGAACGGTGCCGTGCGGGCGGTGCGGCGGGTTCGGCCTCCTCACCTCCCTCGGGGGCGGCCGCTAGTAGTCTGGTACCGCCGCCTCCCATCAACACGGCGCAGCCCGGGGTGGCCACTTCGCTGCTTTATAGCGGTGCCAAGTTTCGCGGGCAGCAGCGCAGCAAGGGCAATGCCTACGAGGTGGAGGTCGTCATGCAGGTGAGGGGCCCGCCGGccgcctccttccccccccaccccgtccttcagccccgggcccggcgcggcggggccccgATCTCCTCAGGCCGCGGTCGTCGTTCCCGCCCCTCCGGTCCCCTCAGGCCGCGGTCGCCCCGTTTTATTCCTTTTCGGACTCTAAAGCCGCGGTCGTCCAGTCTCCTGTCCCCTCAGGCCCCGTCGCTTGAATTTCTCACTCCCCGGTCACCGCCGTCCTCCCTGCCCTCGTTCTCTTCACCCCCCGGCTGGGGTCGGTGTCTGTTCTTCCCCAGTTCCCTCAGAGCCCGGACCTTGTTGTGTGTCCCATCCCCTGAGCCCCAGTGAGGCCTGTGGCTGAGGCAGGGGAGACCCCCTTCCCTTAGTCCCAGGGTCCCCGTTCCCCTTGGCCCTGGTGAGGTGAGAGCAGGGCGGCGGAGATCTCAGGGGGACCCTTCCCCTCAGGCCTAGAAAGGCCTGTGGTCCTCTCTGCCCCGCTTCCCCTCTGACCTGGCAGTGCCTCCCTGTGATTCCCCTGGTTCCATCAAGCCCGGTAATGGCTGAGAGTCCTCAGGCTCTGGAGAGATTTCTATCCTGCCCCCACCATGCgctttcccttcctttcaggATCAGGGGAAAAGATCCTGTCCTATTCCTCTCAGGCCCTGGTATAGACTCCTTTCCCTCAGGCCCAGTGAGGTCCCAGAGCCACCTACTTGATCCCTTCCCCTCAAACCCTGAGGAGGGCCCACTGCACTCAAACCTTTCTCCTCCACCTCTTTGCCCCATTCCCTTTGGTCCTGGCAAAGTTCATAACCCAGGATCCCTCCCCCATTCCCTTCAGGCTCTTGGGTGGCTGTGTACCTCCATGCCACAGGGCAGAAGAGTAAGAGACCAGCTTAGAGCAGGTGGTTTTCTGGGAAGTCCCTACCAGTGGGACAGCCTGTATTTCAGGCCGGGCTGGAAATCAGCAGAGATCCAGGTCCCAGTCTTAGGTTGGCAGAGCATGGCTTGGCTGGACCTGGGACTCAGGGTTCCTTGTCCCTGGGCTGTCAGAGGctccaccaggctgagcagagagCCTGGGATGAAGTGTGGTGGTTTGTCTGTGGCAGGAATGCAGCCAGACAGCTGTAGtgcccagctgtgctggggaatCAGGACGCTGGGGAATCAGGACGCTGGCTCCCTGCAGTCATTGTCGCCCTGCATGCTTTATTTTTAGTCCTAGGGATTGGCATGATTGCTTTGGGcagagctggtgaggtgtggagTCATTAGTATGCGGGCAAGCCAGACATCTGATACATGCTTTCCTATAGAGCACCCTGCGAGTCACAGCTTTGTTCCCAGTTTGGTGGCACGGGATCTGAGGAACTGTGGTTGAGCGTGCAGCGATAAAGCTTGCCATGTGTGCTGGCGTTGTGGAGTAGTATCAGAGCCCCAGGGTCAGCAGATGGGGTAGTGTTTGAACTGGACCGTCTGTTTTCACGTACGGTCCTCCACAGCACAAGCGTACCTGGTACGGTTTGCTGTCGTGGGGACATCCTATGGCTGATTAGCTTCACTGCACGCTGCCTTCTCGCAGGGGCTGGCTGTGGCTTTGTGctaaaaatgctgctgttttgcGCGTGTCAGCTGAGAAGAGGTGGCTGCCTGCTCTCCCTGTGCTGAGCGCAGAGAAACGTTTCTTTTCTTTGATCACAGGTGGGAAAGATCCATCTTCACACAGTTGATGTTTGCACTTCCCCAAATAACTCACTTCTTGCTTTGAAAACAGATCTGGAGATGTCAGGGAAAAGCTTAGAAAATCCCCTGGTTTTAAAGGTGCTTGGAACAGACGCAGCCCCCTGCCTAGCTTCTGCACAGCAGAAGCAGTGAGCTGCAGCCCTGTAACTCAAAAGAAGGGTGGCATAAAGGCATTAGATCTGGGAGAAAGGCCTCTTTCAAAGCGCACGAGAGATCGTTTGTCTTCTGAGCAGGCTTTGGCATGCACCATGCTGGGTACTAGGCACAGAGTACAGGTAGCATGTTAGAGAGGCTTAGGTCAGGCCTGTTAAATAAGCAGACAGCAAAGCTCAGGGCTGTGCTTTCTTCCTCTAGCCTGAATTATCTCCAGTAAATACATGCTTTTTACTCTTCTCTCCCCTGAATGCCAGTTTGCTGGTAGCGGTTGACTGGGAAATGTGGGGGCTGGGGATGTGGGTGATTCTGCCAGTGGTGCTTTCACTTGGAGAAAACTGCGAGTCTCCTTCCTTCTGGGTGGAGAGGGAGGCATTTGCTTTCCATAGGAGACCTCTGGGCAGAGGGTGCTGCCTCAGTGTGATGGAGATGGAAGTGGGGTGGGTGTTGTCTGGCCTGGGATGTGGAGGCTGTCAGAGGTGAGCTGGGCCGCTGTAAAAGATCTTTCCAGGTGGTTCCCAGTCATGGGGAAGGGCTGCCAGCATGAGCAGTAAGCTGGACAGGCTGTACTGGCTGAAGCTGAAATTAGCCTTGGAGGCGTTAGAAACTTCTTTGGATCAATTGGGTGCCTTCATGCTTATGCTTATGGTTGGACTTTGCACTTTCTTCTAGCATGTGGATATGGAAAACTCCTATCTCTGTGGATACTTGAAGATTAAAGGCCTTACAGAGGTGAGTGTTAACtgcaaaacaacaagaaaaggtGCCGTgtaaaggcttttcttttccctggtggggtgggagaaGCTACCACCCACCAGAAATAGAAAGTGGAGGGATTGAGCATAGAGTAGATTTGACCACTATATAGTTTTAATAACTTCAGTCTGTTGTTCTTGGTGTGTCAAGCAAGTATGATGGGCGTCAGTGCGAGTCCTGAATGAGGAAGGCTTATCTGGCAGCCCTTAAGGTCTGAGCATAACCAAATCTGACCCTGCGGTCAGCTTTAGGCACTCTACCCGTGATGGTGTGTTGCTGAAAGAAAGTAAACTGGGACCCGAGCAGTCAGATCTTTACATACTTCCTTTCCCATCCATCCTCTAAGATTGCTCCTGGTGTTGGACTGTCAGTGAGAACTGTCTCCCAGGGGTGATGCTTCTATTGGCTGCAGTGCACTGTGTGTCTGTCGTTACGTGGGAGCGTTTGGAGAAGTTCGCTCACCCCAGATGAGTCTGCTATTCCCTGCCTGTGTTCTAATTCAGTGCCAATGCAAAGCTGAAGAGGAGCACCTTCTCCCTTGGTGGGGTGGCTTAATCCAGCCCTTGGGCTCTGTAGCAGTCACGCAGCAACTGCCTGGTGTCTGCTGGGGAGCGGTGCTGGCCGTAAACGGTCACTTGTGATCAGCTAGTTGGGAGCTTCCCCGCAGTCCAGCTCTGACACTGCTCCTTCTGGTTTCATGAAGTGaatggagaggcagagagaggctGGAATAAGAGGGTGGAGACTGTGTGTGCATACGAGTCAGGCTTTAagaggtgtggggcaggatgagTCAGCGTCCTGCTTGGAGGGACGATGGGAGCACCAGCTTCGGATTGCCCAGAGCTCTTGCTGCACGATGCTGCTTTTTGCTGAGCACGTGCACCTCTATCTGTGTTTGAGTTTCTGTCTCTAGGTGACCAATCTTCTGACCTCTCGTTCGTCTCCATTCTCTCTTAGGAGTACCCAACCCTCACCACTTTCTTTGAAGGCGAAATAATCAGTAAAAAGCACCCTTTCTTAACACGCAAGTGGGATGCTGATGAAGATGTGGATCGTAAACACTGGGTAAATAAATCTGGGGAGCAGATGTGGGTCTGATGCAGTCCTGGCTGAGCAGCTGGTTTGGAGGTGAGGTGCAGTGTGTGCCCAGGCAAGAGCTGTCAGAAGGGCCTGGAAACCTGTCCTTTTTGGGTGTCTCCCACCTTTCCTCACTGATACCTTTGCAACTAGAGGTCCCTTCAGCAGGCTCTTGGCTGTGATTTATGGGAAGGGAGGGGGCATCTTGTTTTCCACTTGCTCGCcctggggttggaagggaccaggAGCAATCCCCATCTCTTGACCCCCTAGGAGACCACACTCCTTATTTTGAAGGCTTATCGCAAAATGGAGTGGAGAAGGGGAGAGGTGCCCCTCTAGCACAAGCAGGGCAGTTGGTACCTGTGTCTCAGCCACCTCAGCCCTCTGCTTGTGATAGGGTGTGTCTGCCGCTGCACTCTGGATCAGGGCCAGATTTTGTTTGCCAGACTTTGATGTTTATTATGTTTCAGTCAAAATACCTTCCTCTGGAAGTGTAGGAGCTTCTCCAGCTGGGCTGGATGTGGCTGTGGGTGTCTGGCAATCCTCTGTGTTCCCCTGTGCTAGTCCTGGGGTGTGCATTTAGCACTGCTCCAAGGGAAGAGCAGCCCCTTTGGTGAGGAGGTCCTGTTCTGTAGCAGTTTTTCCCTCCTAAATAGCAGCTGGCACTAGTGAGCTCTACTCCTGGAGTAAgcatcctgttttatttttttcttttctttttttgttgcagGGGAAGTTCCAGGCTTTTTACCAGTATGCAAAAACATTTAACTCTGATGACTTTGATTATGAGGATCTGAAAAATGGGGACTATGTCTTCATGAGATGGAAGGTAAACTCTGCATGTCGTCTCCTTTGATGAGCTGCTTACAAGCGACTGACAGAGGCTTGTGGTGCCTGAAAGCTTTTTCAGCTATGATGGTTTAATGAAAGATCTCACCTTACCAACCTCGTAACCCACCATACTTGCAAATTCCAGTGTGACTCCTGTCTAGCCAGCTAATTGCATCCTTAGAGGCTGCAGTCATGGCTAAAAACACAACAGGAAAATCTTGCTTGGTGATGCTCCAGAGGACAAGA contains:
- the GID4 gene encoding glucose-induced degradation protein 4 homolog, with product MPVRSERCRAGGAAGSASSPPSGAAASSLVPPPPINTAQPGVATSLLYSGAKFRGQQRSKGNAYEVEVVMQHVDMENSYLCGYLKIKGLTEEYPTLTTFFEGEIISKKHPFLTRKWDADEDVDRKHWGKFQAFYQYAKTFNSDDFDYEDLKNGDYVFMRWKEQFLVPDHTIKDISGASFAGFYYICFQKSAASIEGYYYHRSSEWYQSLNLTHVPEHSAPIYEFR